CGACACGGGGGTGATGGACGTCAGGGTGGAGACACCCTTCACGGTGCGAACCTGGTCCTTCACCTTCAGGTTCTTGGCCGCCACCACCTTGCCGGTGCTCATGATGACGGGGTGCATCTCGGTGAGCGTCACGTCATGCCCCACGCTGTCGCGCAGACGGAAGAGCGGCTTGGCCTCGTTACCCCGCGCCACGTCGGTGACGGTCAGCACCGTGCCCTTGGCGTCGGCGATGACCTTGTCACCCAGCTTGACGCTCTCCACCGGGGCGAGCGTGCCGTCCGCCAGCTTCACCTGGGTGCCCTCCGCCATGCAGCTATTCCAGAAGTAGATGTTCGGCGTGACGCCCGTGGTCGGCATCGGGTAGGTGACGAAGAAGGACTTCACCTTGGTGTTGCAGCGCACCTTGCCGGCGACGTGGATGTTGAAGCGCGTCAGCTCATTGATGATGGTCTCCGCCGCGCACGAATCCGGACTGGTGCCCGAGCCCTGTCCCGGGAGGTTGAACAGCCAGTTCACGTTCGTCAGCACGTTGATGTAGCTCTGGTTCCCGCCAATGGGGATGGAGTTGGCGAAGAACGTCTCATTGAGGCACGTGCGCCCCGTCTGCGCGGCGATGAGCTGGACACGCGCCCGGTCAATCTGCGCCACTACGCACTGGAAGCCGCCTTCCGCGCCAGCGCTCAGCGTGCCGCGCACCGGGACGTAGAGGTTCTGGTAGTTGTAGGGCGCATTGAAGGCCCAGAAGTCCGAGGCGTTCAGCACGCCCGGCTGGTTGGAATAGGACGCCGCCACGCCGGTGGGCGACGGAGGATAGGGCGCCAGCGTGCCGTTCTGGTAGCCGGCGACCGCGTAGTCGCAGTCCGCGCCACCACGGAGTTGACAGGCCACGATTTCGGCGCGGGACGCCTGCTCCAACACCTTGCGCGGGTGCGTGAAGGTCAACGTCGTGGGCGCGTTCAGCGCCGCCGCGCGCTCGACGATGTACGAGGTCTGGTCGATGTTGGGCCCCATGGCCATTACCAGGGACTCCATGCGGAGCGTGCGCCCCTTGCCCGTGGCAATCGTGGCGGGAGCCTTCACGTCATCGAAGCCCATTCCACCGCCGTACTCTTCTCCCGCATCAGAGGAGACGAGCACCGTCTGGGTCTCATCCTCGTTGACGTCGTAGTTGAAGAGGTCGGCGTAGATGTAATCCGCGCCGTCCTTGCACACCACCTCCACCACGGGGAAGAAGGTGGTGTAGCCATTGTTGGTGGCGACGTGCGGCTGGCTGTACTTGAGGAAGTGGTTGCACCAGGCCCGCTCCGTCTCCACCTGATTGGCGACGCCTTGACGCGCCAGCGCCCGCTCACGGCCTGCGTCCAGCCGGCGGAAGAGTTCAGGGGAGTTCTTCGCGTCCTTCCCTGCGGAGCGCAGGCGCCCCT
This genomic interval from Myxococcus xanthus contains the following:
- a CDS encoding Hint domain-containing protein encodes the protein MHRKTGMWKRLAQVVPVAGLMLMNLGWSNALKAPEANLAESGRLTRKFDEISQRTGQFQINLDLSDERDWKFLQGRLRSAGKDAKNSPELFRRLDAGRERALARQGVANQVETERAWCNHFLKYSQPHVATNNGYTTFFPVVEVVCKDGADYIYADLFNYDVNEDETQTVLVSSDAGEEYGGGMGFDDVKAPATIATGKGRTLRMESLVMAMGPNIDQTSYIVERAAALNAPTTLTFTHPRKVLEQASRAEIVACQLRGGADCDYAVAGYQNGTLAPYPPSPTGVAASYSNQPGVLNASDFWAFNAPYNYQNLYVPVRGTLSAGAEGGFQCVVAQIDRARVQLIAAQTGRTCLNETFFANSIPIGGNQSYINVLTNVNWLFNLPGQGSGTSPDSCAAETIINELTRFNIHVAGKVRCNTKVKSFFVTYPMPTTGVTPNIYFWNSCMAEGTQVKLADGTLAPVESVKLGDKVIADAKGTVLTVTDVARGNEAKPLFRLRDSVGHDVTLTEMHPVIMSTGKVVAAKNLKVKDQVRTVKGVSTLTSITPVSPDKMRVYNLRLGTDPELLAVGKNGRTLYAGGFLVGDMTMQDELQAPKREPQVSLLNRLPKAWHTDFRNGVRSTQSR